The region GAGATACTCTTAAGGCTGATGAAAACTTTTTGAGTGATATTATATCTTTTTCAAAAGAAAAGGATATAGAAATATCTCAATATAGCTTTTTAAGTTCAAATAAAATAGATATATATACTACTAATAAACAAAACTTTCAGTCTGCCTTACTCATACCTAACCTTATCTTTAACAAAGATATCCGAGTACATAGTTTAGAGGACGTTTTTAGCATAGGATTTAAAAATTTACTTTATATTGACACAAAAGATAATAATATTATCAATGAATTTTTAAACAAGTTTTCCGACCATGGTGTGTACCTTGTATCAGAAAACTACACTTACTCATTTTCTACATTGAAGTATATTGACAGTAATTTTTTATCTGTCTTTGCCTTACTTCTTTCCGTCTTTTTTTTAGTAATTCTTTTTTATTATATGGGCAGTAAAAAAAATTATTCAATTTATAGATTATGGGGCTATTCTCATGGTCAGATATATTGTGTTTTTAACAAAGCACTTTATAAAACGCTGTTCATATGCACATTTTGCTGTATATCCACATTTCTTGGAATTTTAATAGTCTTCAATTTAATCGATACACTGTTAAAAAGCCTTATTATACTTGCACTAGTAAACTTAGCCATTATATTGTTACTATCTTTGTTCTCTATTGTCTTATTTCCCATATCTCTTATTAATTCACAAGGCATCGATAGAAAAAATAGACTTTTAAAGACAAGGTTTACTATCAACTCCGTAAAGTTTTGTCTTGTTTTACTTCTTATGGTTCTTTTCATTGTTTTTTCTAGCCAAAAAAATGCATTAAAATCAAGTCAGGATAGTCTGAGTTTCTGGGAAAGCAGTAAAAATCTTTTTACTATAAACACAACTGCTCTTCCTTATGACAGCTTATCTTTAGAAAGCATAGACAACGATAAGCTTTTTAAGCTATATAGTGATTTGAACAAAGCTAATAAAGTTTTCATCATACAATCTGTCAACTTTGGGCATTTAGACTCTTTAAATACTGATGATGATAAGCAAAGTTATATTTACGAAGAAAATGTAAGCAAAGTTGAAGATATATACTCGCCTTATGGTAGAACTTTAATGATAGACAGTGGCTATTTAGAGCGTCACCCTATAAAAGCTTTCTCCAAGAATGACTGGGCCTCTGATATGATTAAATACGATGATAATACTTTAAATGTATTAGTCCCTGAAAAATTCAAGAGTCAAGAAGCCACTATAGAAAGCTCTTTTAAAGAATGGTTTCACTTTCAAAAAGTATATGTATCTAACATGTATCGGGAATCTCTTGGTCATGATTTAATCGAAACCCCAATTGATGACCTTGAAGTCAACTTAATATACGTTGAAAATAACCAATATTACTTTACTTACAATACTTTTGCCGGTGATAGTTCCAATAGAGTTAAAGATCCTATATCCATTGTATATACTGGAAATGTAGACAACTCTGTTTTAGCTTCAACTTTAGGAGCATCTATGTTTTTAGAGTCTTACAATGAATATA is a window of Andreesenia angusta DNA encoding:
- a CDS encoding DUF1430 domain-containing protein; this encodes MKKLLVVVVISLTILINIFSFLSISKNSIDNMLFDKTVIAFDRSSRDTLKADENFLSDIISFSKEKDIEISQYSFLSSNKIDIYTTNKQNFQSALLIPNLIFNKDIRVHSLEDVFSIGFKNLLYIDTKDNNIINEFLNKFSDHGVYLVSENYTYSFSTLKYIDSNFLSVFALLLSVFFLVILFYYMGSKKNYSIYRLWGYSHGQIYCVFNKALYKTLFICTFCCISTFLGILIVFNLIDTLLKSLIILALVNLAIILLLSLFSIVLFPISLINSQGIDRKNRLLKTRFTINSVKFCLVLLLMVLFIVFSSQKNALKSSQDSLSFWESSKNLFTINTTALPYDSLSLESIDNDKLFKLYSDLNKANKVFIIQSVNFGHLDSLNTDDDKQSYIYEENVSKVEDIYSPYGRTLMIDSGYLERHPIKAFSKNDWASDMIKYDDNTLNVLVPEKFKSQEATIESSFKEWFHFQKVYVSNMYRESLGHDLIETPIDDLEVNLIYVENNQYYFTYNTFAGDSSNRVKDPISIVYTGNVDNSVLASTLGASMFLESYNEYSALNELQNITYKYDANELNSISSVYDKKGEQLSYLKDSLNKLTFNISVISLILIILTIVIVWIYYKAYIANIIIKSLYGYSFMNTYRKLLLSSLFVYTFPALIIILVYKSHFYMFFLSVLMLFVEYIMSKTIYETLLTRGELEFIKGELE